Proteins encoded by one window of Erwinia pyrifoliae DSM 12163:
- the speD gene encoding adenosylmethionine decarboxylase produces the protein MLEIISQGKYFVVFFKIHKEILAMSLGNKDSSGFSFSGKHVFAEFYGVLNSLLNDEDHLAKIMRDAVAASGATILNETSHKFIPEGCTALLLLSESHASIHTYPSHSAAFIDIFTCGDCNPNLAIREIEKALNPTRVNSTCVIRGDAKYVEQNH, from the coding sequence GTGTTAGAAATTATTTCGCAGGGTAAGTATTTTGTTGTTTTTTTTAAAATTCATAAGGAAATACTCGCAATGTCATTGGGAAATAAGGATTCTTCCGGTTTTTCGTTTAGCGGAAAACATGTTTTTGCCGAGTTCTACGGAGTACTTAATTCACTTCTTAACGATGAAGATCACCTCGCAAAAATAATGCGTGACGCAGTTGCTGCTTCGGGGGCAACTATCCTCAATGAAACATCGCATAAATTTATTCCTGAAGGTTGCACTGCGTTACTCCTTCTGTCGGAATCTCATGCATCTATTCATACTTATCCCAGCCATTCAGCCGCGTTCATCGATATATTCACCTGTGGTGACTGCAATCCGAATTTAGCTATCCGGGAAATTGAAAAAGCACTGAACCCAACAAGAGTCAATTCAACCTGTGTTATCAGAGGAGATGCAAAGTATGTTGAGCAAAATCATTGA
- a CDS encoding CDP-diacylglycerol diphosphatase, which yields MQERKRVVTVLIVFVGLMTVFFVYIALNFSNKSNYLWQVISHQCIPGQQLKSNPAPCRQVNIADGYVVMKDRNGQLQFLLIPVSKITGIESQKLLNPATPNFLSEAWRTRHFMEERRGELIDDRFYALAVNSRWGRTQNQLHIHISCLRPDIRQRLDHLSPKLDATWQTYRLGEREYLLRVVTRDEFKRTSPFIRLANELPGARDDMGSYGIAVAALGDDKRVLMVVKRHLLLLNRASAEELQDHSCALLKQNIARGGV from the coding sequence ATGCAGGAGCGAAAACGGGTCGTTACCGTTCTGATAGTTTTCGTGGGACTGATGACAGTATTCTTTGTCTATATCGCACTGAATTTTAGCAATAAATCAAATTATCTTTGGCAGGTAATCAGTCACCAATGTATTCCAGGTCAGCAGCTGAAGAGCAACCCGGCTCCATGCCGTCAGGTCAATATCGCTGATGGATACGTGGTAATGAAAGATCGTAATGGCCAGCTGCAATTTTTACTGATTCCAGTTTCCAAAATTACTGGAATTGAAAGTCAAAAACTACTGAATCCTGCGACGCCTAATTTTCTCTCTGAAGCATGGCGGACACGTCATTTTATGGAAGAACGGCGCGGAGAACTTATAGACGATCGCTTTTATGCACTGGCCGTCAATTCACGCTGGGGACGTACACAAAATCAGCTTCATATCCATATCTCCTGTCTGCGCCCGGATATTCGTCAGCGGCTGGATCATCTAAGCCCGAAGCTGGATGCTACATGGCAAACCTATCGGCTCGGAGAGCGTGAATATCTGCTGCGGGTGGTGACGCGCGACGAATTTAAACGCACCAGCCCGTTTATCCGTCTGGCGAATGAACTGCCCGGCGCACGCGATGATATGGGCAGTTACGGCATCGCTGTCGCGGCATTAGGGGACGATAAACGGGTTTTGATGGTCGTGAAACGTCATCTGCTGTTGCTGAACCGAGCTTCTGCCGAGGAATTGCAGGATCACAGTTGCGCACTGTTAAAACAAAACATCGCGCGGGGCGGGGTTTAA
- the yhjD gene encoding inner membrane protein YhjD, with protein sequence MTDNQQCDTENSQQSADKPLIAIKTGNHTIDKSITRVSRLVSWFQAIPAVAHFLRAGERFNDRLGSQFGAAITYFSFLSLIPILMVSFAAVGFVLASNQSLLTELIGKIVGNISDPSLASTLKNTVNTAIQQRTTVGLTGLLVALYSGISWMGNLREAIRAQSRDVWERAPQDQEKIWFKYSRDFISLIGLVLALIITLSLTSIAGAAQASIVRALGLENIEWLRPVMTLIALSISIFANYLLFLWIFWILPRHKPRKRALFRGTLLAAIGFEAIKFIMTLTLPKLASSPSGAAFGSVLGLMAFFYFFARLILFCAAWIATAQYQNDPENPEDAEDAQKS encoded by the coding sequence ATGACGGATAATCAACAATGCGACACCGAAAACTCACAGCAGTCTGCGGATAAGCCGTTAATTGCGATAAAAACCGGTAATCATACTATCGACAAATCTATCACCCGCGTCTCACGGCTGGTTAGCTGGTTCCAGGCTATTCCGGCGGTAGCGCACTTTTTACGGGCCGGAGAACGATTTAACGACCGCCTGGGCAGCCAGTTTGGCGCTGCCATTACCTATTTTTCATTTTTGTCACTTATTCCCATCCTGATGGTCTCTTTTGCCGCCGTCGGTTTCGTACTCGCCTCGAATCAGAGCCTGCTGACCGAGCTGATCGGCAAAATCGTCGGTAACATTAGCGATCCGTCGCTGGCATCTACGCTAAAAAATACGGTAAATACCGCCATTCAGCAACGCACCACCGTCGGCCTGACGGGCCTGCTGGTTGCCCTTTATTCCGGCATTAGCTGGATGGGTAACCTGCGCGAGGCCATCCGCGCCCAGTCACGCGATGTCTGGGAGCGTGCACCGCAGGACCAGGAAAAAATCTGGTTTAAATACTCGCGCGACTTTATTTCGCTCATCGGCCTGGTACTGGCATTAATTATCACCCTGTCACTCACCTCAATTGCCGGGGCGGCACAGGCGAGCATCGTGCGGGCGCTGGGGCTTGAGAACATTGAATGGTTACGCCCGGTGATGACGCTGATCGCTTTGTCGATCTCGATTTTTGCTAACTATTTGCTGTTCTTATGGATTTTCTGGATACTGCCGCGCCATAAGCCGCGCAAACGAGCCTTGTTTCGCGGTACCCTGCTGGCGGCAATCGGTTTTGAAGCGATCAAATTTATCATGACCCTGACACTGCCTAAACTGGCTTCGTCGCCATCCGGTGCTGCTTTCGGTTCAGTGCTGGGACTGATGGCCTTTTTCTACTTCTTTGCGCGACTCATCCTGTTCTGTGCCGCATGGATCGCCACGGCACAATACCAAAACGACCCTGAAAACCCGGAAGATGCGGAAGACGCGCAGAAAAGCTGA
- a CDS encoding sulfate ABC transporter substrate-binding protein, with the protein MNKWSVGVTLLLASTSVLAKDIQLLNVSYDPTRELYEQYNRAFSAHYKQETGDNVIIRQSHGGSGKQATSVINGIKADVVTLALASDVDAIAERGRIDKNWITRLPDNSAPYTSTIVFLVRKGNPKQIHDWPDLIKPGVSVITPNPKTSGGARWNYLAAWGWALDHNHGDPAKAQEYVKALFNNVEVQDSGARGATNTFVERGIGDVLIAWENEAYLAVNKLGKDQFEIVTPSESILAEPTVSVVDKVVDDRDTRKVADDYLKYLYSTEGQDIAAQNFYRPRDAAVAKKYASTFQPVKLFTIDGKFGGWSQAQKTHFAEGGTYDQVMKR; encoded by the coding sequence ATGAATAAGTGGAGCGTGGGAGTTACCCTGTTACTGGCCTCAACCAGCGTACTGGCGAAGGACATCCAGCTATTAAACGTGTCATATGATCCGACCCGTGAACTGTATGAACAGTACAATAGAGCGTTCAGCGCGCACTACAAGCAGGAAACCGGCGACAACGTTATAATCCGTCAGTCGCATGGCGGATCCGGCAAGCAGGCAACCTCAGTCATTAATGGTATCAAAGCCGATGTGGTGACGCTGGCGCTGGCGTCTGACGTTGACGCGATTGCTGAACGTGGCCGTATAGACAAGAACTGGATCACCCGTCTGCCGGATAACTCCGCACCTTACACCTCGACGATTGTGTTCCTGGTACGCAAGGGAAATCCGAAACAGATTCACGATTGGCCGGATCTGATCAAGCCGGGCGTATCGGTGATTACGCCGAATCCTAAAACGTCCGGCGGAGCACGCTGGAACTATCTGGCGGCCTGGGGATGGGCGCTGGATCACAATCACGGCGACCCGGCGAAAGCGCAGGAATACGTTAAGGCGCTGTTCAATAATGTTGAAGTACAGGACTCCGGCGCGCGCGGCGCAACCAATACCTTCGTTGAACGTGGCATCGGTGATGTGTTGATCGCATGGGAAAATGAGGCTTATCTGGCGGTTAATAAGCTGGGTAAAGACCAGTTCGAGATCGTTACCCCGAGCGAGTCGATCCTGGCTGAACCCACGGTTTCCGTCGTTGATAAAGTGGTCGACGATCGCGACACGCGTAAAGTGGCCGATGATTATCTGAAGTACCTCTATTCCACTGAAGGGCAGGACATTGCCGCACAAAACTTCTACCGCCCGCGTGATGCCGCCGTGGCTAAGAAGTACGCCAGCACCTTCCAGCCGGTGAAGTTGTTTACCATTGATGGCAAGTTCGGTGGCTGGAGCCAGGCACAGAAAACCCACTTCGCAGAAGGCGGCACATACGACCAGGTGATGAAGCGCTAG